In a single window of the Amia ocellicauda isolate fAmiCal2 chromosome 20, fAmiCal2.hap1, whole genome shotgun sequence genome:
- the r3hcc1l gene encoding R3H and coiled-coil domain-containing protein 1-like: MEQEEESRAEKKEMKPNMALNVPKRQQEDAGPGMGASDPGPIQEPSRPTQGKPKGNQRETSRRPGLGKEKGKKGNARGKKDREGGGKVSEGGLGDLAEKEAGPKSDAGKQENGRVDPGGDTVDQAQNDNSQGDPSGMSTKLEHLTLCPPNPVQGRKKEAGLVNEGESEEPGDQEADSWDTLFNDDGDCLDPHLLEEISEKQGKVKESIQEPRFDYYNWSVEPEIELREDELSHIVEIYDFPAEFKTEDLLRTFHSYQQKGFDIQWVDDTHVLGLFSSPIAAKDVLRSRHPMMKVRPLSQASQATKAKARGCSDYLLPAKERPQTSAALARRLVIGALGVKSPLSKEERDAERKKLQIARDQKRLAAKQRDDAWEGK; the protein is encoded by the exons atggagcaggaggaggagagcagGGCAGAGAAGAAGGAGATGAAGCCCAACATGGCACTGAACGTCCCTAAGAGACAGCAGGAGGATGCGGGGCCTGGAATGGGTGCCTCTGACCCCGGTCCCATCCAGGAGCCCAGCAGGCCGACCCAGGGCAAGCCGAAGGGCAACCAACGGGAGACATCCCGGAGACCAGGACTGGGGAAGGAGAAGGGGAAGAAGGGGAATGCACGAGGCAAAAAGGACAGGGAAGGAGGAGGCAAGGTGTCTGAGGGAGGCCTTGGGGATCTAGCAGAGAAAGAGGCCGGTCCCAAGAGTGATGCAGGGAAGCAAGAAAATGGAAGGGTAGACCCTGGAGGCGATACAGTGGACCAGGCCCAGAATGATAACTCTCAGGGAGACCCTAGTGGGATGTCCACAAAGTTGGAGCATTTGACTCTCTGCCCTCCTAATCCAGTGCAGGGGAGGAAGAAGGAGGCTGGTTTAGTCAATGAAGGAGAGTCCGAGGAGCCCGGGGACCAGGAGGCAGACAGCTGGGACACCCTGTTCAATGATGATGGAGACTGCCTGGACCCTCACCTGCTAGAGGAG atatctgaaaaACAAGGGAAGGTGAAAGAGTCCATCCAGGAGCCAAGGTTTGATTATTACAACTGGTCTGTGGAGCCGGAGATTGAGCTCAGAGAGGATGAGCTGTCCCACATCGTGGAGATCTACGACTTCCCTGCAGAGTTCAAAACGGAGGACCTGCTCCGGACTTTCCACTCCTACCA ACAGAAGGGCTTTGACATTCAGTGGGTGGATGACACACACGTGCTGGGTCTCTTCTCCAGCCCAATAGCAG CTAAAGATGTCTTGAGGTCCAGACACCCAATGATGAAGGTGCGGCCCCTCTCCCAGGCTTCCCAAGCCACCAAAGCCAAGGCCCGTGGATGTTCAG ACTACCTCCTGCCTGCCAAGGAGCGGCCCCAGACGAGCGCAGCCCTGGCCCGCAGGCTGGTGATTGGGGCCCTGGGTGTGAAGAGCCCTCTCAGCAAAGAGGAGAGGGATGCAGAAAGGAAGAAACTACAGATTGCCCGTG ACCAAAAGCGCTTGGCAGCTAAACAACGTGATGATGCTTGGGAGGGAAAATGA